From the Alkalibacter rhizosphaerae genome, one window contains:
- the rsmB gene encoding 16S rRNA (cytosine(967)-C(5))-methyltransferase RsmB, protein MGLSARETAVQILHDIEEQGAFSNLALKKALWEQKQLDQRDKNLVTALVYGTEKHKLTIDHMIEEASNRRISRITSWTLAILRAGIFQIMYLDKVPSFAAVNESVELSKTKEDGKASGFVNGVLRKVVRSKETWDDKALPAHLRYSVPKKLFDFVLSFYGEEWTEAFFASSLEEAPMTLRCNTWNTDKNALKTRLALEGVEAWDGLYASQCLHTRGLQQIALMSSYRDGDFIIQDEGAMLSVEMLGVERGHLVLDMCAAPGGKTTHMAEHAGLTGRVVARDIHEHKLQLIEDNATRLGLHNILVELHDGLKELEEEDQGKYDRVLLDAPCSGLGILRRKPDIKYHLSPKKFHELVQMQKRMILHGFDALKPGGTMVYTTCTVNPRENSQVVEYLLRERPEAGLDKNGLPESIQSLMGKDGYIQLWPHVHHTDGFFMAKITKKEES, encoded by the coding sequence ATGGGTTTGAGTGCCCGTGAAACGGCGGTTCAGATCTTGCACGACATCGAGGAACAAGGCGCTTTTTCCAATTTGGCCTTAAAAAAAGCATTATGGGAACAAAAGCAGCTGGACCAACGGGACAAAAATCTGGTCACAGCCTTGGTATATGGAACGGAAAAACACAAATTGACCATAGACCATATGATCGAAGAGGCGAGCAACCGGAGAATTAGCCGGATCACCTCTTGGACACTGGCCATTTTAAGAGCAGGCATTTTCCAGATCATGTATTTGGATAAAGTGCCTTCTTTTGCTGCCGTCAATGAGAGTGTCGAACTGAGTAAAACCAAAGAAGACGGGAAAGCATCCGGTTTTGTCAATGGAGTGCTCCGTAAAGTGGTTCGATCCAAGGAAACTTGGGACGACAAGGCCTTGCCGGCCCATCTTCGGTACTCCGTGCCAAAGAAGCTTTTTGATTTTGTCCTTTCTTTTTATGGTGAAGAATGGACGGAAGCCTTTTTCGCATCGTCTCTTGAAGAAGCACCCATGACCCTTCGATGCAACACATGGAATACGGATAAAAATGCCTTGAAAACCCGTTTGGCGCTGGAAGGGGTGGAAGCATGGGATGGTCTTTATGCTTCCCAGTGCCTGCATACACGTGGTCTCCAACAGATCGCATTGATGAGCAGCTATCGAGATGGAGATTTTATCATCCAGGATGAAGGAGCCATGCTCAGCGTGGAAATGCTTGGCGTGGAGAGGGGACATCTTGTTTTGGACATGTGTGCCGCTCCGGGAGGTAAAACCACTCATATGGCGGAACATGCCGGTCTCACAGGCCGTGTCGTGGCCCGGGACATCCATGAACACAAACTGCAGTTGATCGAAGACAATGCCACCCGTTTGGGTTTGCACAATATCCTCGTTGAACTCCACGATGGTTTAAAAGAATTGGAGGAGGAGGATCAAGGCAAATATGACAGGGTCCTTTTGGATGCACCATGTTCCGGCTTGGGTATACTGCGGCGAAAGCCGGACATCAAGTACCATCTTTCCCCAAAAAAATTCCATGAGTTGGTGCAGATGCAAAAAAGGATGATCCTCCACGGATTTGATGCTTTAAAGCCTGGAGGGACCATGGTATATACCACCTGCACCGTCAATCCCAGGGAAAACAGCCAGGTAGTGGAATATTTGTTGCGGGAGAGACCAGAAGCCGGTCTGGATAAAAACGGTCTGCCCGAATCCATCCAAAGCTTGATGGGAAAGGACGGATACATCCAGCTTTGGCCACATGTCCATCATACAGATGGATTCTTTATGGCAAAAATCACGAAAAAAGAGGAATCATGA